One stretch of Roseovarius mucosus DNA includes these proteins:
- a CDS encoding GNAT family N-acetyltransferase, whose protein sequence is MIIVEAADPRHPEASALLRASHALMESLFPPEDNFFLDIDALCAPDIRFFAARIGTTILGTGALALRDGYGEVKSMFVAETARGQGVADALLRQIEDEARTHALPCLRLETGNLLTAAHKLYARHGFMPRGPFGDYPNAPSSIFMEKRL, encoded by the coding sequence ATGATCATCGTCGAGGCGGCAGACCCAAGGCATCCAGAGGCCAGCGCGCTCTTGCGCGCAAGCCATGCCCTGATGGAATCGCTGTTTCCGCCCGAGGATAACTTCTTTCTCGATATCGACGCGCTCTGCGCGCCCGATATCCGCTTTTTTGCTGCGCGCATCGGCACCACAATCCTTGGCACCGGCGCGCTTGCATTGCGCGATGGCTATGGCGAGGTGAAATCCATGTTTGTGGCCGAGACAGCGCGTGGACAGGGCGTAGCAGACGCCCTGTTGCGCCAGATCGAGGACGAGGCGCGCACCCACGCCCTGCCCTGCCTGCGACTGGAAACCGGCAATTTGCTAACCGCAGCCCACAAGCTCTATGCCCGGCACGGTTTTATGCCGAGGGGCCCGTTCGGCGATTATCCCAACGCGCCCTCGTCCATTTTCATGGAAAAGCGGCTATGA
- the cobN gene encoding cobaltochelatase subunit CobN codes for MHLLAATPGAIEDGKEPVDLGQTPADVVFVSAADTELAVLSEARGEMADPPSLRLANLSHLQHPMSVDLHLDHCATKSRLVIARVLGGVGYWKYGAEQYAARLHEAGVPVALLPGDDKPDAELRGLSTVSDADYDALWSYLVEGGPENAGNFLRYAQTMLEGGDPPATASPLLRAGVYWPGAGVAGLSAAQEAWGTGQPVVPVIFYRALVQGAGLHPINRLVKSLLRAGLNPLPVFVASLKDPVSVATLEHLFSVAPPAVILNCTAFAVGSPHAGDESPENPLAMPAANSAPVFQVVLAGSTEEAWAKGLTGLSGRDIAMNVALPEVDGRILARAISFKGEAFFDAATECAIATYRAVGDRVDFVAQLAANWAKLRQTPAPKRRVALILANYPNKDGRLANGVGLDTPAATVHTLRLMAEAGYTVANPPEDSDALMRAVMAGPTNWLTDRASRDGGETLPLDIYLEHFNALPWDLREAMTTRWGAPETDPFIVPQILKSDGSTGAGFALSILTFGHVVVGLQPARGYNIDPTETYHAPDLVPPHNYLAFYIWLRHHFGAHAIVHMGKHGNLEWLPGKALALSAECWPEAVLGPMPHVYPFIVNDPGEGTQAKRRAQAVIIDHLTPPLTRAETYGPLRDLEALVDEYYEAAGVDPRRIAHLRREILTLSSATGLDKDVGMSGADEESDLAQLDAYLCELKEAQIRDGLHVFGQSPTGQQEIDLAIALARVPRGDGQGGDASLIRALARDFGLGIDPLDCDMAEAATEKPQALGGLCADPWRSNGDTVERLELMAQRLLREGGQEIGPHTSAVLAEMAARIRPAIAACGPDEGAGLLRALNGRAIAPGPSGAPTRGRLDTLPTGRNFYSVDSRAVPTPTAWALGWKSANLLIEKHLQTHGDWPRALLITAWGTANMRTGGDDIAQALALMGVKPKWDAANRRVTGFEILPEGVLGRPRVDVTLRISGFFRDAFPQLIALFDSAARAVQGLDEAEDSNPAAARARSEGIGPRIYGAKPGAYGAGLQAMIDERLWADKADLAEAYLTWGSYAYGAKEAGTPDRAGFETRLRQTEAIVQNQDNREHDLLDSDDYYQFEGGAAAAVSTLQGRDRPVYHNDHSRPERPVIRTLEDEIGRVVRSRVVNPKWIEGVKRHGYKGAFEIAATVDYLFAFAATTGAVRGHHFDLVEAAFLEDEDTRAFIAEHNPSALRELAERLAEAIDRGLWMPRSNSARARIDGARGR; via the coding sequence ATGCATCTTCTCGCCGCCACCCCCGGGGCCATCGAGGATGGCAAGGAGCCCGTCGATCTGGGCCAAACCCCCGCCGATGTGGTCTTTGTCTCGGCTGCCGATACCGAGCTTGCGGTACTAAGCGAGGCGCGCGGCGAAATGGCAGACCCACCCAGTCTTCGGCTGGCCAATCTCAGCCATTTGCAGCACCCGATGTCCGTCGACTTGCATCTCGATCACTGCGCCACGAAATCGCGGCTGGTGATCGCGCGGGTTCTGGGCGGTGTGGGCTATTGGAAATACGGGGCCGAACAATATGCCGCGCGTCTGCATGAGGCCGGCGTGCCAGTGGCGCTCTTGCCCGGCGATGACAAGCCAGACGCAGAATTGCGCGGCCTGTCCACGGTGTCGGATGCGGATTACGATGCGCTTTGGTCCTATCTTGTGGAAGGTGGGCCGGAGAATGCCGGGAATTTCCTGCGCTATGCGCAGACCATGCTGGAGGGCGGCGACCCCCCTGCCACCGCCAGCCCGCTGCTGCGCGCGGGCGTCTATTGGCCGGGTGCGGGTGTCGCAGGCCTAAGCGCCGCGCAAGAGGCTTGGGGTACCGGCCAGCCGGTGGTGCCCGTTATCTTTTACCGTGCGCTGGTGCAGGGGGCCGGGCTTCATCCGATCAACCGGCTGGTGAAATCGCTGTTGCGCGCCGGGCTTAATCCGTTGCCGGTCTTTGTCGCCTCGCTCAAAGATCCGGTATCGGTGGCAACGCTGGAGCATCTGTTCAGCGTGGCACCACCTGCAGTGATCCTGAACTGCACCGCCTTTGCCGTAGGCTCGCCACATGCGGGCGACGAAAGCCCAGAGAATCCGCTGGCCATGCCCGCCGCCAATAGCGCCCCGGTGTTTCAGGTGGTATTGGCAGGATCGACCGAAGAGGCGTGGGCCAAGGGGCTCACGGGCCTTTCAGGCCGCGACATCGCCATGAACGTGGCCCTGCCCGAGGTCGATGGCCGCATTCTTGCCCGTGCCATCAGTTTCAAGGGCGAGGCGTTTTTCGACGCAGCCACAGAATGCGCCATCGCCACGTATCGCGCGGTTGGCGACCGGGTAGATTTTGTGGCGCAGCTGGCCGCCAATTGGGCCAAACTGCGCCAGACGCCTGCGCCCAAGCGGCGGGTGGCGCTGATCCTTGCCAATTACCCAAACAAGGATGGACGGCTGGCCAATGGTGTGGGTCTTGATACGCCTGCGGCCACGGTGCACACGCTGCGCCTGATGGCCGAGGCGGGCTATACCGTCGCCAATCCGCCAGAAGATAGCGACGCCCTGATGCGCGCGGTGATGGCGGGGCCGACCAACTGGCTCACGGATCGCGCATCGCGCGACGGCGGTGAAACCCTGCCGCTGGATATCTATCTGGAGCATTTCAACGCCCTGCCGTGGGATCTGCGCGAGGCGATGACGACCCGTTGGGGCGCGCCTGAGACGGACCCTTTCATTGTTCCCCAAATTCTCAAATCCGACGGCAGCACCGGTGCAGGCTTTGCCCTGTCAATCCTGACCTTCGGGCATGTCGTGGTCGGGCTACAGCCCGCACGGGGCTATAACATCGACCCGACCGAGACCTATCATGCCCCCGATCTGGTGCCGCCGCACAATTACCTCGCCTTCTACATCTGGCTGCGGCACCATTTCGGCGCCCACGCGATCGTGCATATGGGCAAGCATGGCAATCTTGAATGGTTGCCGGGCAAGGCGCTGGCGCTGAGCGCCGAATGTTGGCCTGAAGCGGTGCTAGGACCGATGCCGCATGTCTACCCGTTCATCGTCAACGATCCCGGCGAGGGCACGCAGGCCAAACGCCGCGCGCAGGCGGTGATCATCGACCACCTTACCCCGCCTCTGACCCGCGCCGAAACCTATGGCCCGCTGCGCGATCTCGAGGCGCTGGTGGATGAGTATTACGAGGCCGCCGGGGTCGATCCACGCCGCATCGCCCATCTGCGGCGCGAGATCCTGACACTGAGTTCTGCCACCGGGCTCGATAAGGATGTCGGCATGTCCGGGGCGGATGAAGAGTCTGATCTGGCGCAGCTTGATGCCTATCTCTGCGAGTTGAAAGAGGCGCAGATCCGCGATGGGCTGCATGTATTCGGTCAATCGCCCACAGGGCAGCAAGAGATTGATCTGGCCATTGCCTTGGCCCGGGTGCCGCGCGGCGATGGTCAAGGTGGAGACGCCTCGCTGATCCGCGCGCTGGCGCGTGATTTCGGGCTGGGCATTGATCCGCTTGATTGCGATATGGCCGAGGCCGCCACTGAAAAGCCGCAGGCCCTGGGCGGTCTCTGCGCCGATCCATGGCGCAGCAATGGCGACACTGTGGAACGCTTGGAGCTTATGGCGCAGCGCCTCTTGAGGGAGGGCGGCCAAGAGATCGGACCGCATACGTCGGCGGTTTTGGCAGAGATGGCGGCGCGCATTCGCCCCGCTATTGCCGCCTGTGGGCCGGACGAGGGCGCGGGTCTGTTGCGCGCGCTGAACGGGCGGGCGATTGCCCCCGGACCCTCGGGCGCACCCACGCGCGGGCGGCTTGATACCCTGCCAACGGGGCGCAATTTCTACAGCGTAGACAGCCGCGCCGTGCCCACGCCGACCGCTTGGGCCTTGGGCTGGAAATCTGCCAACCTCTTGATTGAAAAGCATTTGCAAACCCATGGTGATTGGCCGCGCGCCTTGCTGATCACCGCCTGGGGCACGGCCAATATGCGCACCGGCGGCGATGACATCGCGCAGGCGCTGGCGCTGATGGGGGTCAAGCCAAAATGGGATGCCGCCAACCGGCGCGTGACCGGGTTCGAGATTCTGCCCGAGGGCGTGCTGGGGCGGCCGCGGGTGGATGTGACACTGCGCATCTCGGGGTTTTTCCGCGATGCGTTTCCGCAGCTTATCGCGCTGTTTGACAGTGCGGCGCGGGCGGTGCAGGGGCTGGACGAGGCCGAGGACAGCAATCCCGCCGCCGCGAGGGCGCGGAGCGAGGGGATTGGCCCGCGTATTTATGGCGCAAAACCCGGGGCTTATGGCGCGGGCCTGCAAGCGATGATCGACGAGCGGCTCTGGGCGGACAAGGCCGATCTGGCAGAGGCTTACCTGACTTGGGGCAGCTATGCCTATGGGGCCAAAGAGGCGGGCACGCCGGACCGGGCGGGGTTTGAAACCCGGCTGCGGCAGACTGAGGCGATTGTGCAGAACCAAGACAACCGCGAGCATGATCTTCTTGATTCTGACGACTATTATCAGTTCGAGGGGGGCGCGGCGGCGGCGGTCAGCACCTTGCAGGGGCGCGACCGGCCGGTTTACCATAACGATCATTCACGCCCCGAACGCCCGGTGATCCGCACGCTCGAGGATGAGATCGGGCGGGTGGTGCGATCCCGCGTGGTCAATCCGAAATGGATCGAAGGGGTCAAGCGGCACGGCTATAAAGGCGCGTTCGAGATTGCCGCGACGGTGGACTATCTCTTTGCTTTTGCTGCCACAACTGGCGCTGTGCGGGGGCATCACTTTGATCTGGTAGAGGCCGCGTTCCTAGAGGATGAGGATACGCGGGCCTTCATCGCGGAGCATAACCCATCGGCCCTGCGCGAGTTGGCGGAGCGGCTGGCAGAGGCCATTGACCGGGGGCTGTGGATGCCGCGCTCCAATTCCGCGCGGGCGCGGATCGACGGGGCGCGGGGGCGGTAG